AAGTGAAACTGACCCCCCTAATTTAGTTAAAAAGTGGCACTGAAAAGCCCCCCACCCCCAATGTGTTAACTAGATATGTGTTCCAACTTTCTTAATTCTTTAAGCATGCTAAGCAACCAAaactatgaaaataaaaattaattaataaaccctaataataacaataatactgttaataataaaatataatcccaTCAAAAATAAGGGACCACCAGACCTTCAGTGATTGAGACCTAAAGATAAACACTGAAGAGTTTGTAACTACTTACCCAGTTATAATCTCCACTTTCTTCTCCACAGGCATGGCACAGCTGGCTCAGGTCATCTAAAAAAAATGTTGAATTTAAATTTTGCAtccttttaaaattacaatttgcaAGTTATGTTTTCTAAAGAATCCTATGCAGACTTGAAAATCAAAGTGTTATAACAAATATTATGTAAATGCATTACTTTAAACATACCACTGTTTTGTAGAAGAGTGACAGCTATTGCTTTCCTCAATTCTTCCACTCCCTCTGCTGTATTAAGAAAAACAATTGGCTCCTCTCTGAGTACACATTCTGCAAACTGAAAAAGAGCAAAGCAATAAAATaagcaataaatatattttataatatagagAAATCAAACATATGTTACACATCAACCATATTTTCCATAAATCGTCTTCATTGTGTTTTCCAAGATCATGCTTGAGGACATTGTCAGTTTAGTAGGAtagcataaaaaatatattttacatcacTTTACTTTCAAAGCAAAGACACCACATGATGTGCCATCTTTTTGCTTTGGGTGAGGCAGCGTTCGgcaagaccaccttgacacatgGCATCCTTTGTGTTGCAAAAAAGCCCTTaacaaataataatcatcattattCTGTCATTGAAAcacaacttatttatttattttaaatcaattgagcacattaaaagcacattttgtagTCTAACAACTTCTGATACCTTGTTACATCCTGACACCTTTTTAGATTGGAAGAAATTTCTCCCATGGGATCAAGGAACAAAGCCCTCCTTTGGGATGGCAGCATAATCttttaaatgtagaaaaaaaaatgtaggagATAAGGATACTTTGTTACACTTATATTatgttaaagaaaaaaattatattcattcaAAGTAAATTCAATGTACATCACATGGTTTTAGAAAAACTATAAAAGGTTATATAATCTTATTAATAATTCACTATCTGTATTATAATATGAAATCTTGCAAGTGTCTTATTTACAtgtaaagacaaatgttttgtttttaccacAACTGTCCAGTGGTGATGGTCATTCACAATGCCAATGAGATATTTGTACATTGTGGGATCAACCTGAAATTCAGAAAGAGTATTATAACATTTCTGTACTACATTTCAAAATTGCAACATACATTAACCTGAATAAACTAACCTTTAGTTTTGATCTTTTTCCATTCCagatttttgtcatttcaaatgTGTCAATTTGGAATGCTTGTACTTCTGAATGTGTATTGAATCTCTTTACAAGAAGAGACATGTATGCATTTATGACCTTAAGAAAGACAATGAGAGATTTACAGTTAAAGCCAACATTTGATACTATGATGATCCTTGTCTATGATTTAAatcactgacatttaaaaaacttttaccTCACTTTCAAGCTCATTATTTGGAGCAGTTTTATTAATGTCTGCAAAGAAGATTTTGTATGGTCCAATTCTGGACAGCAACACATAGACATTTTTTCCTGACCAATACCTGTAATGATGGatgtcaaaaataaacattttaaagcactatCAGTCAGCATATGTGACCAAATAAGATTTCTAACTTACATTGGTTAACAACTGTTAATCCTGTTGCTGAGGTACTGCTGTTGAGGTTGTCCTGTACTGCTGttgctgtggtggtggtggttgatACCACAACTGCTTTTAAGCTGAAGTGAGAAGGCACAGATTTTGCTAAGGTTATAGGTGATTGTGCTGTGGCAGAGATGGTGGGTGATGGCAAGGTTGCAACTGAATGTACAGGTGTTGCAGATGCTACAGAGTTGGTAGGGGATGACACAGATGCAGCAGTGGTGAAAGATATTGCAGCCATGTCagaggtggtgggtgatggcactgataatgctgtggtggagggtgatggcactgatgatgctgtggtggtgggtgatggcactgataatgctgtggtggtgggtgatggcactgataatgctgtggtggtgggtgatggcactgatgatgctgtggtggtgggtgatggcactgataatgctgtggtggtgggtgatggcactgataatgctgtggtggtgggtgatggcactgataatgctgtggtggtgggtgatggcactgataatgctgtggtggtgggtgatggcactgatgatgctgtggtggtgggtgatggcactgatgatgctgtggtggtgggtgatggcactgatgatgctgaggtggtgggtgatggcactgatgatgctgtggtggtgggtgatggcactgataatgctgtggtgctGGGTGATGGTACTGATGATGCTGctgtggtgggtgatggcactgatgatgctgtggtggtgggtgatggcactgataatgctgtggtggtgggtgatggcactgataatgctgtggtggagggtgatggcactgatgatgctgtgatggtgggtgatggcactgatgatgctgtggtggtgtgtgatggcactgataatgctgtggtggtgggtgatggcactgataatgctgtggtggtgggtgatggcactgataatgctgtggtggtgggtgatggcactgatgatgctgtggtggtgggtgttggcactgatgatgctgtgatggtgggtgatggcactgataatgctgtggtggtgggtgatggcactgataatgctgtggtggtgggtgatggcactgatgatgctgtggtggtgggtaatggcactgatgatgctgaggtggtgggtgatggcactgatgatgctgtggtggtgggtgatggcactgataatgctgtggtgctGGGTGATGGCATTGATGATGCTGctgtggtgggtgatggcac
This region of Xyrauchen texanus isolate HMW12.3.18 chromosome 23, RBS_HiC_50CHRs, whole genome shotgun sequence genomic DNA includes:
- the LOC127663486 gene encoding sentrin-specific protease 2-like, which encodes MNDDIKARTYSGKTIPLWYWSGKNVYVLLSRIGPYKIFFADINKTAPNNELESEVINAYMSLLVKRFNTHSEVQAFQIDTFEMTKIWNGKRSKLKVDPTMYKYLIGIVNDHHHWTVVIMLPSQRRALFLDPMGEISSNLKRCQDVTRAFLQHKGCHVSRWSCRTLPHPKQKDGTSCGVFALKFAECVLREEPIVFLNTAEGVEELRKAIAVTLLQNSDDLSQLCHACGEESGDYNWVSSYKLFSVYL